The genome window ACTGCCCGCGCTCGCCGAGCCGAAGACGCCGCCGAAGACGTCCCCGGCCGCGCGGAGAAAGCTCGTCGCGTAGCCCGCCGCCGACGGCTTGAATTCCGACATGAATCCGTTGCCGCAGCGGTCGCAGAAGAACTCGAACTGGTAGCCCTTGTCGGTGGAATGATCGGTGTGGTTGCGTGTGAACTGAATCAGGCTCATGTCTACTCCCCGTCCGGACGAACGCAGGTCGGCACGTCGAGCCGAGTCTGCGATTCTATGACAAGAGGGTCACTCCATCAACGTCCGCGGTCCCATCACTCGGAGTGCAGGGCTTCGACGGGGTCGAGGCGGGCGGCCTTGATGGCGGGGTAGACACCGAAGACGAGACCGACCGACACGGACACGAGAAACGCGAGCAGGATCGAGCCGAGCGTGACGATGGTGGACCAGCCGGCGAGCCAGGCAATGAGGCGCGACATCCCCACACCGAACAGAATCCCCAGCACCCCGCCCACGAACGAAATCAGAATCGTCTCGACCAGGAACTGACGGACGATGTCACCGCGTCGCGCGCCGACGGCGCGGCGAGTCCCGATTTCGCGGGTCCGCTCGAGGATCGTCGCGAGCATGATGTTCATGATTCCGATCCCGCCGACGAGCAGGGAGATGGAAGCAAGCGCGACCATCACCATGTCGAAGACCCGCTGCGTGCGCCGTTGCTGGGCGAGCAACTCCGCCGGCACGATGACCGAGAAGTCATCGGCCTGTCCGTGGGCGACGCTCAGGATGCCACGGACGACGGTCGCCGTCGCGACGGGATCGGCCGTCGGCTGCATCTGCATGTAGATGCCGTCAATCTCGTCTCGCAAGTACGAATAGGAATCCTCCGTGCGGAGCACCGCCGCTGCCAGCGGTACATAGACCAGGTTGTTGCGGTCCTGCGCCGGTACGCCGGCCACATCGGTCTGTGCGCTGACTTGGGGCTCGACGACCCCAATCACGCGATACCACTGCTCATTGGCCTTCAGATACTCACCGACCGCCTCGCCTGCCCCGAACAGGCTCACGCGCACCGACTGCCCCAGCACGCACACCGCCGCCGCGCGGTCCATGTCGGTGGCGTCGAAAAACCGCCCTTCGGTCAGTCGAAGCCTGGCGATCTCCTGATAGCGGGCGTCCACGCCGTACACCGTCGGCATCTCGCCTTGCGGCCTCGGCAGCATCTTCGACGGCGCGAACTTCTTTCGCGCCGTGGAGGCCGCGATCTGATCGACATTGGCGCGGATCACGCGCAGGTCCTGGAACGACAGGCCTGCCGACCGCTTCCGCACCCGGTCGAGCGCCTGCCGGTCACCCGCTTCGCGCGCCTCCACAATCAGGTTCCGGACTCCGAGGTCCTCGATGAACGCCATCACCTGCTGCTGCGCACCTGCACCAATCGACAACATCGAGACGACGGCGGCCACACCGAAGATCATGCCAAGCATCGTCAGCAACGAGCGAAGCTTGTGAAGCAGCAGGCTCTCGAGGCCGAGTTTCAGATCCGGCGCCGCGTGGAACAATCGGGCGGCCGTCATCGACGCCCCCCCTGCGCCGCCGGAACCGGCGCCGCGGCAGCCTTGCCCGCGGTCTTCGCCCGGGCTTCGGGATCGATGAGCGCCACTTCGGTTCCCTGTGCCAGGCCTTCGACGACCGCCCGACTCTCCGTCCGGAACGCAATCTTCACCGTCCGAGGCTCGAACCCGTGCGCCCCGCGGGCATAGACCACGGGTTTGCCGCCCTTCTCGTACAACGCCTGACGCGGCACGTACAGGGCGCCCTTCAGTTGCTGACCACTGATCACGATCTCCGCCGACAGTCCGGGCCGTAGGCGCGGATCGCGCCCGGTGAGGACGAGCGTCGCGTCGAACTTGCGTCGCACGTCGTTGTCGAAGAAGAACCCGCGGACTGCCATGCCGCTGATCGTCCTGATGGTGGCCGGAAACGTCCCCCCCGGCAGACCGTCCACGCGCACTTCGGCCTTCTGCCCGGGCGACAGATTCGCCCGATCGGCCTCGTTGATCTTCGTCTGGAGTTCGAGCGTTCCGGTGTCGTGGACATCCGCGATGCTCCGGCCCGACCACACCATGTCGCCGGCGCGGTATTCCGGCAGCGACATTCCCGAGTAGAACATGCCGCCGGACGCGTCCATGTTCTGCCGGAGCACGACCACACCGTCGAGTGGGGCGCGAAGCGTCATGTTCTCGATATTCTGGCGCGCCTGCCCCATCGAGACCCGCGCCTTGTCACGCTTGGCTTCCAGCACGGCCGCGGCCGCCCGACTGCTCGACGTCTTCGACTGAACATCCTGCTCCAGTTGAGCGAGCCGTCGCCTGGCCTCTTCGAGGGTGAGTTCGTCCTTCCGCAGTTCAATCGCGCCAAGCAGGTCACGCGCCCCGAGGTCGAGTTCCGCGCGCCTGACTGCAAACCGCGCCTTCAGCGCGGCTACCCGGTCCTGCGCGGCCTGGACGGCCGCCTCCGCCCTGAGCCGGACGAGTTCCTGCTCGGCCTGCTCCAACTCCGATCGACTCTGATCCTGATTGAACTCCTGCTCACTCGGGTCGAACTCCACCAGCACGTCGCCCGCCTTCACCGCGCTTCCCGACGGCACGAGTCGGACGATTTGCAGCGTCCCCGCCACCGCCGGGGCAACGACCATCGCGCTACGCCCCGGCCGAAGTTCCCCGGTGCAGTGTACGCTGAGGTCCAGATCACCCCGGGTGACCTTCACCGTCGGCACCTCATCGGCGGTGAGTCGAAGTTGCCGGACACCCACGCCCCCTGCGAGCGCGAGGACGCTGAGGACGAGGCCGGTCAGCCACCAGCGGCGCTTCACCGTGTCCCCCCTTCTACTGGCAACGTTGGGTCGCGCAGGGCCACGCGATCCCCCTCCGCAACGCCCCCCGTGACAACCACCTGCTCGACATTCCGCCGGTTGACGGTCACAAACCGTTCCTGCCAGCTTCGGCCGGCCCTCACGTACGCCACGGCGCGTCCGCCCTTCTGAAACACCGCCTTCGTGGGTATCACGAGCACCGCCTCCAGTCGCTCGACCGCCACGCGCGCGGTGGCGCTCATCCCGCTTCGAAGACGCGCGTCCGGTTGCACGAGGCGAAGCCGCATTTCGAACTGTTTGGTCGGCGGCCAGCCCTCGAACACCACCTTCGCCAACGTGCTGATGGCGAGGACCGTGGCTTGGAGCTCGCGGTCTGGCAGTGCGTCCACCCGCACGACGGCGGATTGCCCTTCACCGAGCCGGCTGCGATCCGCCTCATCTACCTTGACGACGACTTCGACCGTTGACAGGTCTGGCACTTCGGCGATGCCGGCCCCGGACCATGCCCGATCGCCCTCGCGGAATTCCCGCGTTCCACCCATCATCGGACCACCGGCGCGCCAGTTGTCGAGCAGCGTCACGGTGCCGTCGTCGGGCGCGCGCAGCGTCAACACCAACAGGTCCGATTCGGCCTTCGCGACCTCTGCGGCCGCCTTGTCGCGTTTCTGCCGGCGACTGTCGAGATCCGCCGCGGCTCCTCGACGATTGGCCCCCAGCCGGCTATCGATCTCCTTCAGCCGCCGTTCGGCGTCAGCCAGATCGAGACGGAACTTGTCCGCCTCCACCCGCGAGATGAGGTCTTCGGTCGAGACATCCAACCGAGCGCGCTCAACGTCGTACCGCGCCTTGGTCAGATCGGTGGCGTCCTGCTCTTCCCGCAACCGGGTCTCTCCCCGGACTTTGTCGATCTCCCCCTCGGCCTGCCTGAGCTCCGATCGTTTCTCCTCCAACGTACGCTGCAATGTTGCGGGATCGAACTGCGCGATTACGTCGCCCCGTCGGACGCTCGACCCGTTCTTCACCAGGCTGACGATGCGGAGGTCGCCCGCCAGCGCCGGGGCGGTGGCCACACGCGAACGCAGGGGCCGCACCTCGCCGCGCAGCGTGACTTCGTCGACGAAGGCGCCACGCGCGACCGACGCGGCAGGCACGGACGCCGCCGCACGGTACTGCTGGATCCCGGACCACGCCGCGGCGCCCAGCGTCGTCAGCAACACCAGCCCTACCACGCGCCATCGTCGTCGCGGGTGTCCGTTCACGACGCACCTCGTCCCGCAGCAAGTGTCCCGTAACAGTGGTTCGTTGCCGAAGTCCCGGCGCGCGGCGCCCGGCCGGCAAGGCGCGACGACCGGGAATTCGGTGACAGACTACTGCTACGGGACACTGGCTGCCGCCTGATGCGGGCCCCTTCTTCAAGGCCGGACCGCACGACGGCCTCGACGTCGTTCCACGTGCTCACGTCGACCTGCCGCCTCGCTCCACCCGCCTCGGTGACGAACCAGTGCGCGCCGTCCTTTACCAGGGCGTCTCTCGGCACGACCAGCACGCGATTGACCCGCGCCACCTCGATGTCCACCCCCGCCGACAGGTCCGGCATGAGGCGGGGGTCGTCACCGGACACAGACACGAGGCCGACCATGACCCGCACCCGAGGCGACATGTCGCTGGCGCCGGCCACTGGCGTCAACTGTTCGAGCCGGCCCGGCAGCGAGAAGCCCGCGTACGCGTCGAGCCCGACGCGCGCGGGCATTCCCACCTGCAGCCGGTGCGCGTCCGCCTGGTTGATGCGCGCCCGGACCTGCATTCCCGCACGGCTCACGACCTCGAGGATGGGCACGCCCGGCCGGACCTCTTCGCCTTCCTGCACTTCGCCCATGCGACCGCTTTTCCAGGTGGTCTTCAGCACGACCAGGCCATCGATAGGCGACACGATCGACATCTTCATCGCGTTCGACTCGGCGTGACGAGCCGACGCGAGCGCCCGGTCACGCTGGATCTCGAGGATGCGCAACTCGGCCTTCGCCGCCTGCCGTTTGAGTGCGAACGTGGCGCGCAGCTGTTCGAGTGTGGCGGTCGCCTCCTGGAGCGCCTGTTCGTTCTTCTCCGCCGCGATTCGCGACAGCATCTCGTTCCGCAGGATCTCGAGCCGGGCGCGTTCGACATCGTGCTCTGCCTGCACCAACTCGGTGTCATCCTTTGCGCGCGCCACGTCCTGTTCCGCCTGCTTCTTGCGGATCTGGGCGATGAGGTCGAGGTGGTCCGAGCGACGGTCCTGGGCTGCCTTGAGCTGCGCCTGACGATCGAACTCGACCAGCCGGTCGCCCCGTTTGACCTGGGTGCCGGGCGTGACGAGTTTGGTGACGACCAGCGGGCCTGCGCCGGATCCAGCCATTCGCGGCGCCGAGACGACCCAGGATCGGACGGCCTCCACCGTGCCATGGACCCGAATCGTGGTCACGAAGTCCTTCCGCTGGACCAGCACGCTGCTGGTTGCGCGTGCCCGAGTCTGCGACGGAGCGCGGTCGCAGGCCGACGCGGAAAGCAGGAACAGGACGGACGCAGTCGGAATGAGGGAGGTTACGGGCAGAGAGCCGGCAAATCGGCGCAGTGTGAACACGTCGCTCATTATTGACGTGCCGCATGACGAATTGGTTGGCCCAACCGCCGGGTGCCGCG of Vicinamibacterales bacterium contains these proteins:
- a CDS encoding HlyD family efflux transporter periplasmic adaptor subunit is translated as MTTIRVHGTVEAVRSWVVSAPRMAGSGAGPLVVTKLVTPGTQVKRGDRLVEFDRQAQLKAAQDRRSDHLDLIAQIRKKQAEQDVARAKDDTELVQAEHDVERARLEILRNEMLSRIAAEKNEQALQEATATLEQLRATFALKRQAAKAELRILEIQRDRALASARHAESNAMKMSIVSPIDGLVVLKTTWKSGRMGEVQEGEEVRPGVPILEVVSRAGMQVRARINQADAHRLQVGMPARVGLDAYAGFSLPGRLEQLTPVAGASDMSPRVRVMVGLVSVSGDDPRLMPDLSAGVDIEVARVNRVLVVPRDALVKDGAHWFVTEAGGARRQVDVSTWNDVEAVVRSGLEEGARIRRQPVSRSSSLSPNSRSSRLAGRAPRAGTSATNHCYGTLAAGRGAS
- a CDS encoding ABC transporter permease; translation: MTAARLFHAAPDLKLGLESLLLHKLRSLLTMLGMIFGVAAVVSMLSIGAGAQQQVMAFIEDLGVRNLIVEAREAGDRQALDRVRKRSAGLSFQDLRVIRANVDQIAASTARKKFAPSKMLPRPQGEMPTVYGVDARYQEIARLRLTEGRFFDATDMDRAAAVCVLGQSVRVSLFGAGEAVGEYLKANEQWYRVIGVVEPQVSAQTDVAGVPAQDRNNLVYVPLAAAVLRTEDSYSYLRDEIDGIYMQMQPTADPVATATVVRGILSVAHGQADDFSVIVPAELLAQQRRTQRVFDMVMVALASISLLVGGIGIMNIMLATILERTREIGTRRAVGARRGDIVRQFLVETILISFVGGVLGILFGVGMSRLIAWLAGWSTIVTLGSILLAFLVSVSVGLVFGVYPAIKAARLDPVEALHSE
- a CDS encoding efflux RND transporter periplasmic adaptor subunit, translated to MNGHPRRRWRVVGLVLLTTLGAAAWSGIQQYRAAASVPAASVARGAFVDEVTLRGEVRPLRSRVATAPALAGDLRIVSLVKNGSSVRRGDVIAQFDPATLQRTLEEKRSELRQAEGEIDKVRGETRLREEQDATDLTKARYDVERARLDVSTEDLISRVEADKFRLDLADAERRLKEIDSRLGANRRGAAADLDSRRQKRDKAAAEVAKAESDLLVLTLRAPDDGTVTLLDNWRAGGPMMGGTREFREGDRAWSGAGIAEVPDLSTVEVVVKVDEADRSRLGEGQSAVVRVDALPDRELQATVLAISTLAKVVFEGWPPTKQFEMRLRLVQPDARLRSGMSATARVAVERLEAVLVIPTKAVFQKGGRAVAYVRAGRSWQERFVTVNRRNVEQVVVTGGVAEGDRVALRDPTLPVEGGTR
- a CDS encoding HlyD family efflux transporter periplasmic adaptor subunit, whose product is MKRRWWLTGLVLSVLALAGGVGVRQLRLTADEVPTVKVTRGDLDLSVHCTGELRPGRSAMVVAPAVAGTLQIVRLVPSGSAVKAGDVLVEFDPSEQEFNQDQSRSELEQAEQELVRLRAEAAVQAAQDRVAALKARFAVRRAELDLGARDLLGAIELRKDELTLEEARRRLAQLEQDVQSKTSSSRAAAAVLEAKRDKARVSMGQARQNIENMTLRAPLDGVVVLRQNMDASGGMFYSGMSLPEYRAGDMVWSGRSIADVHDTGTLELQTKINEADRANLSPGQKAEVRVDGLPGGTFPATIRTISGMAVRGFFFDNDVRRKFDATLVLTGRDPRLRPGLSAEIVISGQQLKGALYVPRQALYEKGGKPVVYARGAHGFEPRTVKIAFRTESRAVVEGLAQGTEVALIDPEARAKTAGKAAAAPVPAAQGGRR